The proteins below are encoded in one region of Macaca nemestrina isolate mMacNem1 chromosome 10, mMacNem.hap1, whole genome shotgun sequence:
- the LOC105493994 gene encoding U11/U12 small nuclear ribonucleoprotein 35 kDa protein: MNDWMPIAKEYDPLKAGSIDGTDEDPHDRAVWRAMLARYVPNKGVIGDPLLTLFVARLNLQTKEDKLKEVFSRYGDIRRLRLVRDLVTGFSKGYAFIEYKEERAVIKAYRDADGLVIDQHEIFVDYELERTLKGWIPRRLGGGLGGKKESGQLRFGGRDRPFRKPINLPVVKNDLYREAKRERRERSRSRERHWDSRTRDRDHDRGREKRWQEREPTRLWPDNDWERERDFRDDRVKGREKKERGK; the protein is encoded by the coding sequence ATGAATGATTGGATGCCCATCGCCAAGGAGTATGATCCACTCAAAGCGGGCAGCATCGATGGCACTGATGAAGACCCACATGACCGCGCGGTCTGGAGGGCAATGCTGGCACGATATGTCCCCAACAAAGGTGTCATAGGAGATCCCCTCCTCACCCTGTTTGTGGCCAGACTAAACTTGCAGACCAAGGAGGACAAATTAAAGGAAGTCTTTTCCCGCTATGGTGACATCCGGCGGCTTCGGCTGGTCAGGGACTTGGTCACAGGCTTTTCAAAGGGCTACGCCTTCATCGAATACAAGGAGGAGCGTGCTGTGATCAAAGCTTACCGAGATGCCGATGGCCTGGTTATTGACCAGCATGAGATATTTGTGGACTACGAGCTGGAAAGGACTCTCAAAGGGTGGATCCCTCGGCGACTTGGAGGCGgtctggggggaaaaaaggagTCTGGACAACTGAGATTTGGGGGACGGGACCGGCCTTTTCGAAAACCTATTAACTTGCCAGTTGTTAAAAACGACCTCTACAGAGAGGCAAAACGGGAAAGGCGGGAGCGATCTCGATCCCGAGAAAGACACTGGGACTCAAGGACAAGGGATCGAGACCATGACAGGGGCCGGGAGAAGAGATGGCAAGAAAGAGAGCCCACAAGGTTGTGGCCCGACAATgactgggagagagagagggacttCAGAGATGACAGGGTcaaagggagggagaagaaggaaagaggcaAGTAG